A window of Glycine soja cultivar W05 chromosome 13, ASM419377v2, whole genome shotgun sequence genomic DNA:
AAGGCATTTATATATGCTACAACATGACTTTTTGCACCAATTGACCCTCTGTATTTTAGCCCAACCAACTCACTAACCGTAAATAAATGCCATGATCCTTGCATGCCAACACCGGTCATCAATTTAGCTTTCTTTCTCCCTAATCTTCTCTGATCACTGTAGCACTTTAAGGTATTGTTGAATGTTGAGTTGTCATtgtgaaaaagtaaaaaacctcTGCCTCCATCAGATTCTTCAGCCAgaaccaaacaaaaaatatgatatcTAGGATCAGTTTGCTCCTATGAAATTGTCTTTTCATACATTCCACGCCACCGAAGACCAAATCACCATCCTAACTTGTCCACCTCTTTTTTGAAGTCATGGATCCCTAGTGTTGCAAGAAATGTGAGGCTGTTGATCTTGGCTGCACAGCATACTCACCGAGGCATAAATAGCATTCTGACCATATAGATTGCATACAAGggcaaagaaagaaaacatgatCAGCAGAATCGATGTCTACATTGCAGAATATACAATTAGGTTGGTCTACCAAACTATCCTTGTAAGGGAGCCGGTTTAGAACTAAGTGTCATACAAAACACCGCACTTTGGAAGGGACATTCAAACTCCGGATTTTGGAGAAAAGATCTTTTGTTAGACCTTCCTCACTTACATCAAAGAAAGTTCCGTATGTTGATTGGACAGAATAAAGGCCATTCAAATCACCATCCCAAATCCAAGAGTCTTGTCATTGGTCTAGGCTTATATACGGTAGTTTTCCAAACAACTCGGCCACTTTTTCCTCCTCCCATGCAAACAAAGCTCTCCTCCAAATCATGCTCCATCTCCATTGGCCATTTGTCCAAGAGCTCATACTATGTAAATTCGCATTTTGTCGGGATGATAAGTAGTAGAGCCTTGGGAATGTGGTGGCTAAGGGTGAATTTTTCAACCATATATCATGCCAAAACCGCACCTTTTCGCCACTCCCAAACTTCCACTTGCAATCAGACACAAATCAATTAGATGTCTCACTACCTTCACAAATAGAACATAAATCCTGCCACCAAATTGATGAAGTGTTTGATACACTACCATCCACCAAACCCTTTCACCCCCTCATACTTTGATTCTAGAATCTTTACCCATAAGGCATCGTGGTTGAAGAGATTCCATCTCCACCTGCCTGGTAAAGCCTCATTGAAATAGCTAAGGTTTTTGATCCCCACGCCTCCCTACTCTTTAGGTCTACACACCTTCCTCCAACTCACCCAATTTATCTTCCTCTCAATGCCATTGTCCCCCCCAAAGGAAATTTTTTTGTAGCTTCTCAATTGTTTTCACCACACTCAAAGGGCACTTGAAGAAGGACCTATAGACTAAAGGAAGAGTGGAGATTACTAGATTTATCAAGCACACCTGACCACCCATAGACAATGTTCTATGCTTCCAAGAGTTCAACATTGTTGCAACTTTGTCCACGATTGGCTTCCAAGTCTCTACCCTTCTAGGATTTTCCCAAATAGGAATACCGAGATACAAAAATGGTAGTTTGGTGATCTTACAATTCAAAATGGTAGCAAATCTCTCCAAAGAATCATCTTCAACCCTTGTAGCCCCTAAGTAGCTTTTGTGAAAATTCACTAAGTCCCAGTATAAGTTCAAAGTTTCTCAAGATGCTTTTAGTGGTGTAGACATTTGATAAGGTTGtctcaccaaaaaaaaagtgtcatCGGTGTATTGGAGAAGATTCACTTGAGTTTTGTCCTTTCCCACCAAGAAGTTAAAGAAGATGTTTTTCTCAATGGCTTGCCTCATCATACCGCACAGACCTTTGGCcacaatattaaacaaaaaatggtgTTAGGGGATCACCTTATCTAAGATCTCTTTGTGTTTGAATTCTATTGTTAGACTCTCGTTCACCAGCACCGAGATAGAATTAGATAATAAAACAAGATCTAATCCAACCCACATGCTTATCATTGAATCCCAATCTTCTAAACATGTAGAATGAGAATTCCCAATTTACACAATTATATGTTTTTTCACAATCAACTTTGAAAAACAagcattttttctctctcttttagcTTCCTGAATCATCTCATTAGCTACCAAGGCACTATGCAATAGGTATCTctcccctaaaaaaaaacactttgtcTGTTATCCATCACCCCATTCATCTCTCTCTTTAATCTATTTGCTAAAAATTTTGCATGTATTTTGTGCATGCAACCCACCAAAGATATAGGTCAAAATTCACAGTGGTTTTGTGGTTCATCAACCTTTGGAACAAGAGTTATAAAAGAAGCATTAGTACCTCTAGGTAGTGTTTAATGACGATGGAACTTGACAATGAATCTCACAATGTCATCCTTCATGGTCCCCCAAAAAGTCTTCAAGAAATTGAAGTGGATACCGTCCAATTTGGAGCTTTTTTGGCTATCACAGcccaaatggcttccatgatttCTTGATCCTCAAAATGATCAACAAGCATTTGACTTTCCTCCTTCGAGATGCAATTGAATGTTGCATCATCTAACTTTGGTCTAGGACAAAATATTTCATTGAACTTGACCCGTTGACATGTTGCTtaatctcctcctcctcctccttctaaGCTCTCGCCGCACATGAAATTGAAAAGTAATTGAATGATATACTAGGTGTATGTGCCCGCGCTAGTTGGATTTTCATGCGTTGAATATAATAGAATGTGAACCTAGAGTTCTACATTATGTATGATTGCTTGCTTCTATAgttctatttcacttttattttgtaaattattttaaaatttaaaataaattaatttttttagccgATGATTCAGTCCAAACCAACTAACTCATTTGTGAACATATTGGTTGGattgtgtttaaaaaaaattacacaaaatcaACCCAACTCAaccaaatatattaaattttgacaaaaattaaCTCAATCCTACCTTTGAACATCCATAATTTTTCATTCCAACTCGCTTTACACCTTCTATTATGTGACATATTACATCTATCACTAACCTctaccttttctttcttttctctatctctctccTCCCTCTACCCAGTGTCAAACTTGGGGGTTGTTTTGATGTGCGAGTGCCCAAAACATATATTTGTacacataaaaatcaaaatacaattgAGAAAAGAGAACGAAGTAAGATTGACtcataaaacataaattaaaatacaattgaGCAACTCAGAGTGCTGAATTGAAATTCAGTCAttacaaaaagaacaaaaacgaAAACAAGAACTTAACACAAGATGGAGCAAGAGAAAAATCCATGGAAGTACTCCGTTGAAGATCCACATTCATACCTAGAGCAAATCGCTTAAAAAGTTCCAAGAACTCAAGACTTGGACTCTCTCTCTCACCAAGAACAcacgaaaattatattttgggaaAATTATATCCACATTTTTTACAGTCCTAATTTACATTTCTACTTCAATCTAGATTTTTACAGTCCTAATTTTTATACTCACATTTTGTTATCCCTTTGTTCTTTCTTGAGGGCATCACTCATCAAACGCATGAGGAgtgtttcaattttatttttaggtcaATTTCAATAGTTGTAATGGCCATAGATTGATGGCTCTAGCAACATGCCTAATAACTGAATTCAATAAAACAAGACGCGGGGTAGTCAAAGATTATGAGCAAGTGCACACAGAACGTAGTTCATATAGAATAGAGATCAAAGAGGTAGATAAGAGAGAGAATATACAGATTCTTTTTTTGTGACATGAAAAATCCTTAGGCTAGTAACTGCGATAGCATGACAAGtatcaaaattacaaataaattggACTCATTCCACTTCCACGATCTCATCCAAAGCATAGTTGTTTGTTGATACATTGGCATAGTTGACTTTGTTGAATCGGACCACAACAGGGTAGCGAGTGTTGGGGTCCTGCACAACGAACACAACAGGAATTGACTTTGCATAATGCATGGGATGGTAGAAAATTGAGAGGGTATTATGCTATTATTGCCTAAAAGTGAGTTTAGAGGCACTAACCTGATCAACAGCAACCACTGAACCAGTGCCTTTGTACCAGTAGGATTCCTTCCTAAGAATCTTCACCTGTTGAttgcaaagaaaaattagaaactaaccTTGTTGCTGGGCAACTAATTTAATACAAATTCCAACTTTCACGGGAGTATTAGATTGAGAATCTGTATTTCCTTTggcatcaatttttaaaaataacattcttGTAGGAATTTGTTTAGTTattttctcacaaaatttttCCCATGGAGACATGGAAATCTTTACagagttaaaattttcttttattacattaaaatatcatattattctTATTAGATTAACTAGCTTAAAATCTCATGTCTTAAGGTATTAAATTCACATTTTATAATCTataggaataattttttatattattttaaaattttaatatattattaattatctagaaaatatatttgtagaaaaaaatttaaatatatttttatatatatacatgctctaaaaaattgttattattgggAGTGTCGTCCTAGGTAAAATTTCCTTGGTAAAATTTCCTTCACTTTGGTGATGTTTTACATGTTTTATTTtgactttcttttaaaaaaaatttaatttaatattttttattttttataaataatgatcaaaagataaaagaaaataaataaataatgattttcttaaaaactGATTACATACATTAATTTTGTTCACGTGAAAATttatataagaatataaaaataattttgatattatgtgtaaattttttcacttaatttcataaaaaaagttcATAAAAGAATACAATTCAAAATCGGTCAAATTTAACATGAACAATAAAACAATCCATCTTAAAATTATTGGATTCATTTTAGCTCTACCATtccaaagaatgaaaaaaaaaagacaatttgccttaaaaaatataagttaagcAACATTTCATATTATATACAAACACTCAATGAAAAATATTGATTGAATAatctttccttaaaaaaatcatctctttttttttcaaggaaaaaaataaatattttgtattttatttaattttaattcaattatgaTTGTTCTCATTTTAAATTAgcataatcaaatcaaatatacgGAATAACATATAATGAATGCTGTAATTGATTGCATTTAATACGAAGATATATAGTCATGttttattacaataaattatcaaaaaaatattaccatAATTATAATGATGATTTATGAtttggaataaaataaataaaacctaattgaaTACATTTAATGCTAAAAGAATGAATACAGACTTCACGTGACATGATTAAAGTAATATTactatgataaataattaaagtaattgaATTTGATTTCCCAAAAACATATCTAAATactcacaaaaatatttatgacgAATCAATCATACCTTTTAACTTCTTCACTTTAATAATAagatattagaaattataaacttaattttaaaaaataagaataagatatcattcttcaaaatgcattaaaatATTGAGTCAATTTCAATAGGATTGGAAATGCATGTTAGCAAAAAATGAAACATATTTCATTGTTTGTctaaatatatacacatatcAATGTGTGTGTAATTTcttatctaaaataaattaaagataggTAATTCTAATCTAAATACTGTTTCTATATTCAAagacattttattattataaattttaattatataaaaaaaaacaatacttaTACTATGACTAAAATCCTTATTTAACAAATATCTATGTCAAATTACCTCAACTAATGCTTTTTAGGATTCAACAATATGAAATTAAGTTTTCTAACTCTGTATAATTagttgtaatttaaaaaataaatgtccaTTAAATAATTGTGATACataatatcaatataatttctACTTTCATGACATATAAaattagtaataattaaaatttattccaTTCTCTTCCAccattaatgtaaaatttaaatttgtgattgATAGGATTCTTAACTTACGTGATTTGCAATAATGGGAATGATTTCCCTTAAAAATCTTCGATAGTTCTGATACGACGACATTCAAATTACATGAATTTGGATGGGATTTACATGCAAAGAAGGTGAGAGAATTTCATTGGAGAACTTATTCTCTTTAATGATAAGAGATAAGAAGATTCACTAATTAACCGTTATTTAGTTTCTAATAGATTTTAAGCAACAATTACTAGAAAGAAAATTAGGAGTGTAGTTGTAGCGGTCACTCCTCTATTTGAATTCTTCctctatatatatttgtaacaAAGAAACTCATCTATTTGGAtgacaagaaagaaaatgaaaataagaggacatgtatgtgtgtgtatatatatatatatatatagctattTTGCACAACACGAGCAACAACCACTTCTAAAAAGTTGAGTTTTGAAGTAACTCACCTTAGCACCTCTCTTGGGACCAATTGGTGGTGGTTTTGGTTTGGCTTCAGCTTCAGCTGGTGGTGTGGCGGTGGCAGGTGCCGCCGCTGCAGGCTCATCTGAAGCCCTAACAAGAAGCCTAGAAGCGTTGTTCTTTGTGTTGAACAAGACCACCCTTGAGTTTGTGGTGGAAGCTGCAACATTAAGAGACAGCACAAACCCAGATGCTGCTGAAGCCATGATGATTTCTTCCTCAAACTCTCTctgtgtgttgtgttgtgtgtcTTAGGTTCTCTCTTGGGTGATCTTAAGCGTGGCAAAAGGACAAGAGCATCACAAGCACCCAGAAGTGTGCATCAATCGTACCCACCACTAGGGTGCTGCCACTTGTGAATCATATCCCATTCCTTTGGATAATGTTATTACAACTCATCCATTTCTTAGTCAACTAGGTGAGTGGCTTGGCTACTCACTCCCCAAAGCAACCAAACTTGAAAATGTGCTGAGAATATACtctaagttattattatttcaaacaCATGTtctctaattaaaattataaaatttaaaacaaaaatcattaaattcataaaattttatctttttaacaaattttaatcagTTCAAAAGAGTCAAAAGAACGTgtattctataatttttattgttattcatACGATTGTAAAAgagtatttgtttttatattcaTTCGAGATTAATTTCTTTTGGAATATTTGAAGGCATTCAAAGTTAGATTGCcctgattttttttcataaataagagTTTGGATTCaaatacttgattttttttttgtcttacgcaataaaataaaatgcaaaaggtaatttaagaaattaattaattttttattgagtctataaaaattaatgttattaattaattttcttaatggatgtaaattagttttcttttgtttatattttaatctaaacGAAGTACTTATAATTACTTTTCCAAGGAGACAAGTAGAAACTCAAACAACTATTAAATACGAGATATTGTATTTTTCTCCTCGATCAACACCTTAGAATTTGTTGGTTACCAATTTTATTATAACATCTTTAAtgtcttttttaatttctataaatgtattaaatatttcaagacaatagtatttattggaggaaaaaataaaatatgttttttattgctAAAATATCAATCTAAATGGAAAAAgtatttagttttcttttatataaagtATTTCATTTCAATATTTGCCATTTAGAAGGGCATTTGATACaagataaatttttagtttatcaGGAATCTATATATGATTATTAGTAAACGAGCTATATGCTTATATACGTGAGTAgcatttctttaaataattagaaGCCCAAATGGAGGATATCCTCGACTACAAAGATTTGTATCATTCTTTGCAAAAGGAAGGGGGGGGAAACCAAAAGCCAAGTTTGGTGTTATTGGAATTTGATgaacaaaaaaatgttgaacaaaTATCTCAATGGACACTTAGTGTGTCTTTCATCATGTGGCACAAAAATCAATTATGTACATGTTATGAACAAAACTAAAGTCTATATATGAGAGAAAGACAACCCCGAATAAAGTCTTTAGGATTTGACAATAATGAACCCTAAGTATAAGAAGACTCAGAGTATTTCCAAATACTTGAGTGATTTTCAAGGATTAGCAAATTAACTCAAGACTTAAACTTTCTTACACTAAGAACgcacaagaacaaaaaaaaaacggtGAAATCAAGCAAAGTCCTCTAAAATGGGCCtagaacatatatttataagtTACAGTATTTGAGTCATCGCTTAACATTAGGGTTCTGTAATGAGTGTTAACACAGTTTATCTCCTTACCAGACTTTTTTTTTCACCATTGGAAATCCTTGTAACTGAAAATAGTTATGGCATTTGAATAAGTTAAATGTAGTTATCAGTTTTTTGAGTGTGGTAACACGTTGGGTGTCTCATCCTAGACATTAAGTTTGACACTTGGCAATAGAAGTGTTTTCCctatttttctatcattttcaatcatttttaagtatttacacaatctataatttcaaattaactaTATTTCCAATATTTACTGAATTacactagttttttttattatttatgtgtaatttcttattattattttatttaattctatAAATTGGTTCAATTAAGGAATCTTCATCAATTGAAGATTCATCAAAAAACCCaaacttaaatatttgtttctcctcaaacaaacaaaaattctaaaaattttcagctaagagaaaaaaatggtttttattttatattttgggtTGAAATGTGgttaaagattttaaaaaataggagtTATTCAAGCTCAAACGGGATTATCAAGGGATATATTTATCctcaaactaatttttaaaaaaggatcctgaataaaaagtttttaatttgagatTGCAGTGAAAATCACAATGGAATTTTCTATCATActttccaataaaaaaacatttgactTTTGTTTCCTTTAATCACTACCCTAAATTTTATCCTGTtggtgaattaaaattaaatccaGCCAAACTTTCTACCCCGATGCAGAATTTGTATcatacttaaaagaaaaaatatatagtattcAAACATTGGattgattttgaagaaaaaaaaaatcatttgatccgatcattttgatttttttaattcatcaaCTAATTGATTTTGTTCAAAACATTAATTGGATGAGACCAGATATAATTTAAAGTGATTTGGAAtggatttatttttcattttaatcataatttatttttaaagaaatattaaataagtgATAAGATATATagtaaatataacaaaatttaatttaaaatattaaatatttaatttatatatcattatgtAATTACATTCATGcatctttaattcaaatatttagtaaaaattgatttttaattgaatatattttttataaataggtataagttaaatcaattttaaaaattaaatctgaaatttaattcaatcccataaaacatttcattttttctaatttctcaTCTGTTTGATTTTCGATTTATTCGgtattcagtttttttttatcaattgtttttgtttctcgCTGGATTGAATTTATGAACATTActagaaaaatatattgtaaattACACTCTACCtcttatgtgttttttttcaaattatagctgaaatttcttcttttttcatcttacaaataattccttaattatttaacttaCAATATATTCagattttctctctcttaaacaccatttaataagaaaatagacACATATTAGTTACATAACTTTTAATAGAAATGTATGTCTAAAATACATTCATTTTCTCCTTGACTGCATAGAAGACATGAGATCATTTTCaacttgaaaatgttttcacactctttttttttcttttttctctaatgGGACATGAATCTAGCTTTTTGTTGGACGTGAACCACTTTCTTGATATGCATATGTTAAcacccttctttcttctttttttttagtccaACTTTTTTATGGGTGTTGGATCTTTTGGTTGCTacatttttgttgaaaacaatgcctattgattgaatatggtgatttatttcaaattttagtgttttgcaaatgtatttgtgtttttaactcCTTTCTTTGAAATATTGTTTTTGATGACTAGGTATTTGATATAATGTCTTAATCAAGAGTTGTATCTTGGACAATAATGAAGTAAgaatcaaatattaaagaaaaaaattattattgtcttAAAGTCCATTCacaaaatcaattattaatttattattgaatatttaataaagATGTTAGGATAATTTTATTTGCTCACATATTTTAATTGACGTTAATGTCATTAAAAGGATAAAAGCAATGTAAAAAATAGAGACGGGtgcaatttaataaaagaacagaaaaaataataaagatattagaataattttgtttgttcacatgtaaagaaaaaaaaaatatcacgtGCAATTTaggaaaaaagtataatttacacaaaaatatatttaaaatgaggACATATTTTTGTTCAAATTTTACACGGTTGAGGAGGAACTGTCACGTGCCGTTTGGCGCCAAATTCAGTGTCCCCATTCTGTGTTCTTCCTTCCGACTGCGAGTAGCATTTGTGTTGCAGAGCGAGCGATTGcaatgaagaaaaggaaaaatcccCAAATTGACCCCAACCTTCCGTTTACCAGTACCCTAACTCGACCACCACCATTCCATGCACCTCCAAATTCCCTAACCAAAggtttctttcttctctcttttcacaTTTTCAGATTCGTCGTTTATCGTTCGTTTTTAACTCTCACACTATACGATTGCAATCAATACCTAACGATTTGTTCTTTCTGAGCGATGCGTTTTGCTCCACATTCTCATGGTTCTGTGTTGTAGAAAGTTTTGCTATCTCATCTTTGCTTGCACATTGTCATAACAATAGTTAGAATTaaataacttgattttttttagcgGTTGACCTAGGATTTGGATTCTGGTGCAGATACAGGTCCAAAAACTTCTGAGTTTGCTTTCTTTAAGAAATTGAAGAAGGATGCAAGCGCCGGATTTCGTTCACGCCCAATGCAAAAGGATTCTCGCCTGTCATCTAAGAAGCCTGAATCCAGTGGCTATTCCAGGGGTTGgttgaatttcaatttcaaagtaaatgaaattttgTGTATGTTACTGTTTTAGGTAACTTTTGctacaataaatttttcattcttGACTTAACTACTTGGAATGAAATTCTTAGCaatagaatttgaatttgtgtatTATACATCTTCACACATGCAATGGTATAACATTGTCAACTAATCCGAATTAATCCTTAATGACTTAAGGtcattactttaaaatatagtAGATTTATCATGTATGAcgatttgtgattgaataaccttgtaaaataaatttactcaAAAAtgcttatattatttattcagaATTTCCagaaatatttatgaaaaatatttggtaATTGTCTAACTTTTTTAGAAATAACATATTTACTGTCAATTGTtatgaaaaagttttattttcatttataaagGTGGAAAAGTTTTGTTTCTACTCATTTATAAATTAGCATTATTAGGAATTCTTTATCCTCAAAAggaaattttcttctcttttataaAACATAAGAAATTTTTATTCTCCTATCACTTTTCTTACCATGTTAAATTAT
This region includes:
- the LOC114380975 gene encoding photosystem I reaction center subunit IV A, chloroplastic-like, giving the protein MASAASGFVLSLNVAASTTNSRVVLFNTKNNASRLLVRASDEPAAAAPATATPPAEAEAKPKPPPIGPKRGAKVKILRKESYWYKGTGSVVAVDQDPNTRYPVVVRFNKVNYANVSTNNYALDEIVEVE